From the genome of Silurus meridionalis isolate SWU-2019-XX chromosome 20, ASM1480568v1, whole genome shotgun sequence, one region includes:
- the nectin4b gene encoding nectin-4 — protein sequence MEKMSNPTCFALLLMAVIAHVCGEFIQPPPFLALRSFAGEETRLPCEFKPQDGDRVIQVTWSTEKNNGVKEQIITRHMTEGLQEFPNFAGRVRFASSDPIKESTLLILNTKESDQATYTCHISTFPSGNFERQIIITVWRIPISTLEPVILQEGQSFKVAATCRAIGLPPPRLSWDTDVPGQIQNRSSEDRVITSQYFLHPLRSMNGRKLDCLVWHPALAQPHRLSNLLVVHFPPDAVISGYDQNWSINRQGAELKCEGVGNPQPHNFTWTRKGGSLPKEVSLEGNRLIFTRPLNKTDEGVYECEARNTVGSVKAEVNIQISVNEASRLEASFNNLLLIIVGGAAGAVIVVMTIIILMVTCHHKRRTRKLKRELSEKKDEINNLSRQTSMRRLNSVSTDPRIQTEESTLIGMDSPIKSSVFSLEENSIICERRDGYKEVDYDSLGRPAIYPSYHAERASMRRKESEVEKQDRAQRVASFIKNSNMTLDVDFCRDQTPPPLSVCSGTSRDGGTEKDLWGQREGMPEGEEGDCTSGSHQLSEALQNHFHYSNGFLRPKPHPNSILLHPHSQVI from the exons ATGGAGAAAATGTCAAACCCAACCTGCTTTGCCCTGTTACTGATGGCAGTAATTG CCCATGTGTGTGGAGAGTTTATTCAGCCTCCTCCGTTCCTGGCGTTGCGCTCCTTTGCCGGAGAGGAGACTCGACTGCCGTGCGAGTTTAAGCCCCAGGACGGTGATCGGGTGATACAAGTGACTTGGTCTACAGAAAAGAATAACGGTGTCAAGGAGCAGATCATCACCAGACACATGACAGAGGGGCTTCAAG agtTTCCTAACTTTGCGGGCCGTGTGCGCTTCGCAAGTTCTGACCCGATTAAAGAGTCGACGCTGTTGATTCTAAACACGAAGGAGTCGGATCAAGCCACGTACACCTGCCATATCTCCACTTTTCCTTCAGGGAACTTCGAGAGACAAATCATCATTACTGTTTGGA GGATTCCCATCTCAACACTGGAACCAGTCATCCTGCAGGAGGGTCAGTCATTCAAAGTGGCTGCCACCTGCCGTGCCATTGGCCTGCCTCCACCAAGGCTCTCCTGGGACACAGATGTCCCCGGGCAAATACAGAACAGGAGTTCAGAGGACAGGGTCATCACTTCTCAGTACTTCCTGCATCCTCTACGCAGCATGAACGGCCGCAAACTGGACTGTCTGGTGTGGCACCCTGCTCTAGCGCAACCCCATAGGCTGAGCAACCTACTTGTCGTACACT ttcCTCCTGATGCTGTGATTTCTGGTTATGATCAGAACTGGTCAATTAATCGACAGGGTGCTGAGCTCAAGTGTGAGGGTGTAGGAAATCCTCAACCACACAACTTCACCTGGACCAG GAAGGGTGGGTCTTTGCCCAAGGAAGTGTCTTTGGAGGGAAACAGGCTCATTTTTACACGTCCcctaaataaaacagatgaaGGAGTATATGAATGTGAGGCCAGAAACACAGTGGGATCTGTGAAGGCAGAGGTTAATATTCAGATCTCAG TTAATGAAGCGTCCCGGCTCGAGGCCTCTTTCAACAACCTCCTTCTGATCATAGTGGGTGGAGCTGCTGGGGCAGTAATAGTTGTCATGACAATTATCATCTTAATGGTTACCTGTCATCATAAACGCAGGACCAGGAAACTTAAAAGGGAGCTCAGTGAAAAGAA ggATGAGATCAATAACCTTTCTAGACAGACCTCTATGAGGAGACTTAACTCAGTCAGTACTGACCCCAGGATACAG ACTGAAGAATCCACACTAATCGGGATGGACTCTCCTATAAAATCCAGTGTCTTTTCACTAGAG GAGAATTCTATCATATGTGAGCGGAGAGATGGGTACAAAGAAGTCGACTATGACAGCCTCGGCCGTCCAGCCATCTACCCGTCTTACCACGCAGAGCGAGCGAGCATGAGGAGGAAAGAGTCCGAGGTGGAGAAACAGGACCGTGCTCAGAGAGTGGCAAGCTTTATAAAGAACAGTAATATGACTTTG GATGTAGATTTTTGCAGGGACCAGACTCCTCCACCTTTGTCTGTTTGCTCAGGCACTTCAAGAGACGGAGGGACAGAAAAAGACTTATGGGGACAGAGAGAAGGCATGCCGGAGGGTGAGGAGGGAGACTGCACCTCAGGCTCGCATCAGCTTTCAGAAGCACTCCAGAACCACTTCCATTACAGCAATGGTTTCCTCAGGCCAAAACCCCACCCAAATTCTATACTACTTCACCCACATTCCCAGGTCATATAA
- the si:dkey-10o6.2 gene encoding UPF0676 protein C1494.01 encodes MEFIPVVDFDGYKLGIGDVTDQNLQKLCKELRKAFTEVGFVYLKNTGIDQREVDRVMDISKKFFLLSEDEKKPFSRGSFVNNLNHGWVSLERESLNPRNPGDLKEAFNTASLSPDIKWPSDGVNGFRDIQVGFFRRCKELSLRVIRVLALSLGLDSDVFLKAHRLIGSDKNGTTLRSLYYPPVKAESVKEGQLRCGEHSDYGSITLVFQSHEAGLQVLNCKGEFFSAPSIPGTVLINIADLMQRWTGDVFVSAVHRVLLPSVGDSNTRQSMAFFVQPDDDAIVSCCDGSNKYPPVKALDYLLARFSESYGK; translated from the exons ATGGAATTTATACCTGTGGTTGACTTCGATGGCTACAAACTCGGTATTGGGGATGTCACTGACCAGAACCTGCAAAAGTTATGCAAAGAACTTCGAAAGGCCTTCACCGAAGTGGGGTTTGTGTATCTTAAAAATACTGGAATAGAtcagagagag GTGGATCGTGTCATGGACATTTCTAAGAAGTTCTTCCTGCTTTCTGAAGATGAGAAAAAACCCTTCAGTAGAGGCAGTTTCGTGAATAATTTAAATCATGGCTGGGTGTCCTTAGAAAGAGAAAG TTTGAACCCTCGAAATCCAGGTGACTTGAAAGAAGCCTTCAATACTGCATCCTTGAGCCCAGATATT AAATGGCCTTCTGATGGTGTTAATGGTTTCCGTGACATCCAAGTCGGCTTTTTTCGACGTTGTAAGGAGCTTTCTCTTCGAGTAATCAGGGTTTTGGCTCTCAGTCTAGGACTcgattctgatgtttttctcaAGGCACACAGACTCATTGGAA GTGATAAGAATGGCACCACCCTGCGCTCTCTTTATTACCCTCCGGTGAAGGCTGAGAGCGTGAAGGAAGGTCAGCTCCGCTGTGGTGAGCACTCAGACTATGGCAGCATCACTCTTGTCTTCCAGAGCCATGAGGCAGGCCTGCAG GTATTAAATTGCAAAGGGGAGTTTTTCTCAGCTCCAAGCATTCCTGGAACAGTACTGATCAACATTGCAGATCTGATGCAGAGGTGGACCGGTGACGTGTTTGTGTCTGCT GTCCATAGAGTTCTACTGCCTTCTGTGGGTGACTCAAACACAAGGCAGTCAATGGCGTTCTTCGTGCAGCCGGACGATGATGCTATCGTTAGCTGCTGTGATGGCTCCAACAAATATCCTCCGGTGAAAGCACTGGATTATCTACTGGCAAGATTTAGCGAGTCTTATGGCAAATAA
- the si:ch211-155e24.3 gene encoding zinc finger protein interacting with ribonucleoprotein K produces MAQYTFQEQLLSVMEIVAKAATEEINRRVADSCAVIRIELSRSQRDIDGLKRKCQVMENELRKVRGRARRKVFICSSSEKIPFQSVCARNTSENACGAETPVLPAQEDPEASTRHVHQSIQILEDRSTTTAIKEEGNENDSWMREEAAVQFPYGCHSNTHQHPAQDINVEQNRYSEDLEGQRTHLTRIGSPVTSNEEHPSRLRLQVKTEKEEDEEKEVAEVIVVEGSERRREEPNHPEFAYNNNNNSDDAQRTDKSFASTHLSSDLPVFPQPVEAAMEQSGNDGKTIQNEQMEMYGVGQVGVHEQAQSVWCRERAHEADHMGQRQRHDGSSAHHQHRTLSRHSGVGTGPGMGSNVPQQAFLGRGRGGNRRFRAQWVTSVDGERRFRCSFCERTFVRFGQLKEHMRSHTGERPYSCSQCGRSFTKQGNLIRHAVVHSGEKPYQCSLCGKCFTQRSSLKSHQKTHTPDRDTVLQGLAVRQLVREQHNSLAVTQTRGYV; encoded by the exons atggcCCAGTACACATTCCAGGAGCAGCTGCTGTCCGTTATGGAGATTGTGGCCAAAGCGGCTACGGAGGAAATTAACCGGCGAGTGGCCGACAGTTGTGCGGTGATCCGCATCGAGCTTTCCCGCAGCCAGAGGGACATTGACGGCCTGAAACGGAAATGCCAGGTGATGGAGAACGAACTGAGGAAGGTACGAGGAAGAGCGAGGAGAAAAG TGTTCATCTGCAGCTCCTCTGAGAAGATACCTTTCCAGAGTGTGTGTGCCAGAAACACGAGTGAAAATGCATGCGGAGCTGAAACGCCTGTCCTTCCAGCACAGGAGGATCCTGAAGCGTCTACACGACACGTCCACCAG AGTATCCAGATACTGGAGGACAGATCTACAACAACGGCCATTAAAGAGGaaggaaatgaaaatgattCATGGATGAGGGAAGAGG CTGCAGTACAATTTCCTTATGGGTGTCACAGCAACACACACCAGCACCCAGCACAGGACATAAACGTGGAACAAAACCGATATAGCGAAGACCTGGAGGGACAGAGGACACACCTCACACGCATCGGTTCTCCAGTTACAAGCAACGAGGAGCATCCGAGCCGCCTAAGACTTCAGGTAAAAACTGAAAAGGAGGAAGACGAAGAGAAGGAAGTAGCGGAAGTCATCGTGGTCGAGGGGTCTGAGCGAAGGAGAGAAGAACCGAATCACCCGGAATTTGcgtataacaacaacaacaacagtgaCGACGCCCAAAGAACGGACAAGTCCTTCGCGTCCACTCATCTTTCAAGCGACCTTCCGGTCTTCCCCCAGCCTGTAGAAGCGGCCATGGAACAATCCGGAAACGACGGCAAAACTATCCAAAACGAGCAGATGGAGATGTATGGTGTCGGACAGGTTGGTGTCCATGAGCAAGCACAGTCAGTTTGGTGCAGGGAGAGAGCACACGAGGCAGATCATATGGGACAAAGACAGAGGCATGATGGCTCGAGCGCACATCATCAGCACAGGACTTTATCCAGACACAGTGGAGTCGGAACTGGACCGGGCATGGGATCTAACGTACCCCAGCAGGCGTTTTTGGGAAGAGGCCGCGGAGGAAACAGACGTTTCCGCGCTCAGTGGGTAACGAGTGTGGACGGAGAGCGGCGCTTCCGATGCTCTTTCTGTGAGCGGACGTTTGTGCGCTTCGGCCAGCTGAAGGAACACATGCGCAGCCATACAGGCGAAAGGCCGTACTCGTGCAGCCAGTGCGGCCGCAGCTTCACCAAACAGGGCAATCTGATCCGGCACGCCGTGGTGCACAGTGGAGAGAAACCGTACCAGTGCAGCCTGTGTGGGAAATGTTTTACTCAGCGCTCCAGCTTGAAGTCCcatcaaaaaacacacacaccggaCAGAGACACTGTTCTGCAAGGATTAGCGGTGCGTCAGCTGGTCAGAGAGCAACACAACAGCCTGGCTGTCACGCAAACCAGGGGTTATGTATAG
- the LOC124403068 gene encoding zinc finger protein 24 has product MLSEETSGSVSFHSRLASVMAVLAQSAVAEVSKLYDDGLLVLRLEVCRKDSEIEALKRKLETLENELRLVKESQRSETSNLPLHLPPSLPPTPCSHRQDRVERAAQTNEHLSWKCQPATDAFDRKENNPAEEMRSQEILRKESAPSLTEPRASMEDLNQPQLCEEEFGPEFEEKTEQEKQEVTVDEGNVECVVIEDRETQPWPSIENGEENAEEPECSIVTEQDGHLLISSVWSVGGTSIPVGDVTMIDRVSVEEVRQQRMQQEQSRSEDGLTDLNPLRQLQHGTNAEVQPRLLLQSQTQEHVTPLNSSTNQMQGHEDFSLNNISIARFPPTRKPLREKWFMCSFCGKSFDRISHLQMHHRTHTGEKPFHCAMCGKSFSQQSNLRTHQKTHKDLRTPSKTF; this is encoded by the exons ATGCTGTCGGAGGAAACCAGTGGCAGCGTTTCATTCCACAGCCGGCTGGCGTCGGTCATGGCCGTGCTGGCACAGTCTGCTGTGGCCGAAGTCAGCAAGCTGTACGATGACGGACTGCTGGTGCTGCGCCTGGAGGTGTGCCGCAAAGACTCCGAGATCGAGGCGCTGAAGAGGAAACTGGAGACGCTCGAAAACGAGTTGCGGTTGGTCAAAGAGTCTCAGCGCTCAGAGACCTCCAACCTGCCCCTCCACCTGCCCCCCAGCCTGCCTCCTACTCCCTGTTCACACAGGCAAG ACCGTGTAGAACGAGCCGCGCAGACGAACGAGCATCTTTCTTGGAAATGTCAACCCGCCACCGACGCGTTCGACAGAAAGGAAAACAATCCTGCTGAGGAAATGCGTTCACAGGAGATTCTTCGAAAGGAATCCGCCCCCTCTTTGACAGAGCCACGAGCATCCATGGAGGATCTGAACCAGCCACAATTGTGTGAGGAAGAATTTGGACCAGAGTTTGAGGAAAAGACAGAGCAGGAGAAACAGGAGGTTACTGTAGACGAGGGCAACGTAGAGTGTGTTGTGATCGAGGACAGAGAAACGCAGccgtggccttctatagagaaCGGAGAAGAAAATGCAGAGGAACCGGAGTGCTCGATTGTAACGGAGCAAGACGGACATTTGCTGATCTCGTCCGTATGGAGTGTCGGTGGTACATCCATTCCTGTGGGTGATGTTACTATGATAGACAGAGTCAGTGTGGAAGAAGTGAGAcagcagaggatgcagcaggaGCAGTCCAGGAGCGAAGACGGATTAACAGACCTGAACCCGTTGCGACAGTTACAGCACGGAACAAACGCAGAGGTCCAGCCCAGGCTCTTGCTCCAATCACAAACTCAAGAGCACGTCACACCCTTAAACAGCAGCACGAACCAAATGCAGGGCCACGAAGATTTCTCGCTAAATAACATCTCTATAGCCAGGTTCCCTCCGACCAGAAAGCCATTGAGAGAGAAATGGTTCATGTGTTCGTTCTGTGGGAAAAGCTTCGACCGCATCAGCCATCTTCAGATGCACCACAGGACTCACACTGGAGAGAAACCGTTCCACTGTGCCATGTGCGGGAAGAGTTTCTCTCAGCAAAGTAACTTACGCACACATCAGAAAACGCACAAAGACCTCAGGACACCAAGTAAAACGTTTTGA
- the fcer1gl gene encoding Fc receptor, IgE, high affinity I, gamma polypeptide like, whose product MIVIIFSLLVISICLNPRNPGDKNGTTLRSLYYPPVKAESVKEGQLRCGEHSDYGSITLVFQSHEAGLQVHRVLLPSVGDSNTRQSMAFFVQPDDDAIVSCCDGSNKYPPVKALDYLLHFGKSISVAVSRKGYFVTTHSFLFKELLSHIISQTHTYTHTHTHTSYHPSHRLLFWHRLWVGSAKRMYQGSGIFILLLLNLGAAEAMAEGGLCYILDGILIIYGIVLTVLYCRLRIRSGNVQPTEEKPEGIYQGLQHQNQDTYETLGVKKQPL is encoded by the exons ATGATCGTCATCATTTTTTCTCTACTTGTGAtctctatatg TTTGAACCCTCGAAATCCAG GTGATAAGAATGGCACCACCCTGCGCTCTCTTTATTACCCTCCGGTGAAGGCTGAGAGCGTGAAGGAAGGTCAGCTCCGCTGTGGTGAGCACTCAGACTATGGCAGCATCACTCTTGTCTTCCAGAGCCATGAGGCAGGCCTGCAG GTCCATAGAGTTCTACTGCCTTCTGTGGGTGACTCAAACACAAGGCAGTCAATGGCGTTCTTCGTGCAGCCGGACGATGATGCTATCGTTAGCTGCTGTGATGGCTCCAACAAATATCCTCCGGTGAAAGCACTGGATTATCTACTG CACTTTGGGAAAT CCATCTCAGTTGCAGTGTCTCGGAAAGGCTATTTTGTCACAACCCACAGTTTCCTGTTCAAAGAATTGCTTTCACATATAATTTCgcagacacacacttacacacacacacacacacacacatcatatcaTCCATCTCATCGACTATTGTTTTGGCATCGGCTTTGGGTCGGCTCAGCTAAAAGGATGTATCAGGGATCAGGGATATTTATTCTCCTCCTTCTGAATTTGGGGGCTGCCG AGGCCATGGCAGAAGGCGGATTGTGTTATATCCTCGATGGGATTTTGATTATCTACGGCATTGTGTTGACGGTCCTCTACTGCAGACTGAGG ATTCGTTCTGGAAATGTG CAGCCAACTGAAGAGAAACCAGAGGGCATCTACCAG GGTTTGCAGCATCAAAACCAGGACACCTATGAGACGCTCGGTGTAAAGAAGCAACCATTGTAG